Genomic DNA from Gossypium hirsutum isolate 1008001.06 chromosome A01, Gossypium_hirsutum_v2.1, whole genome shotgun sequence:
TTTCCTTTCATATTCCAATAccgtcttatttccttgtttaagtttcaggaactcctttcgcttcaagTCTAataacctttgactgatgtatttcttcttaaactctacttggaaaaattcccaagtgatgttttcctttggcaccactgaagatacggtcttccaccagtggtatgcagtatcctttagAAGAGATACAttacactttaaacactcctcaggtGCATATGATAACTCGTCCAATACTCGTGTAGTGTTCTTAAGCTAGAACTCGACTCGCTCAGCACCATCATCGATCTTAGCTCTatattcttcagccccatactttttaAGCTTGTCCACcagggctttaccaattcttacaagtgccatacctcgtggcacttcCTCATCAGGTCGATTAAGGGGCAAGGAAGGTcgtggtatgttggggcgatttCTCAAATTACCCCCAAATCACTCATCCATCACATCAAATAAGGCGACTGtggcctcttctcggccttcagACATAGGTCTTCTACTACCACTAGACACAGCTCATTGTACGGAAGCTGAGGCATGGCTCTAgactccctcggactcatcttgtgcttgattagaagacatttactatttttaaaaacaattaaatagtTAGAGGATATCACAATATCAACatttgtataatggcatgtatagctaaactcaatACGCCTTACGGTAgccctagaaccgactaaaccgtatttttgataccattaaataaccccttactcgtacccgagactgggaccaggtacaaggcgttaccagacatatacttgaacattttcaaaaaatacgagttataaaatttcattttaatttaaaaccaatcagacaacatcttagtgtccctattatgggcctatgagacccaaaacatacattgaggaTGGtctgagactaaaccgagaacctaagaaaattttagaaaaattttctaggttaaaccttacatgcccgtgtgctttgagacacactcgtgtccctaacccgtgtggaattagttggatttattttccattttgaagctacaggggttttcacacggccaagcacacgctcTTGTCCCTGgctcgtgtccttcacatggcctaaacacgcccgtgtggtcgcctgtgtccaaaaactcgagcattctatttatgaagttagcatgcatttaggggcacacgaccaagacatacgctcgtgtgttaggccgtacccttcacacggttgagatacacggccgtgtctcttcccgtgtatttactaccatgcattctgacttaaaaattttaggtgcagaggacacacaatcgtaccacacacccatgggactatccgtgtgtcacacacggcctagacacatacccgtgtgcccacccgtgtggaccttgttgggctattttccaagccttgggtGACCCTCTAATATTCACACTTATGTATAGTTTTCAATAACttttaacatggtctaattatactattaaatgaccttaatacacctcattgcatgtaaacctcatctcatcggttttatacatgctaggttgtcccctttatattaaggatttctaCGACTTACAACTCAATCAAGCTTGGCTCATTATCATAACTCATTTCCAAATTATAGCCTAACTGCCCCATCTGATTTGGTTATATTACATATGTCTAATTGTAtcacaccatatttaatcattaCAAGAACATTAGAACAtaaacatgcacaatttggtaggtcataacctacaccaaaatgagtcaattcccatggccatatacaagtgaatacGTATACTTTtgtaagccttcatattggctaatcaaatgacacatacaacaaaataacaaaatccctatacatgccattgaaccaAAGTAAAAGTATCCATATACCAAAGCTaaacaagatgatagtgtgttgattctccaactgtcttccaatctctacgagtccttgagctctgtaagacagggaaaagggAGGTGTAAGCATTTACatcttagtaagcccgaataactggaaagtaaacttatcgatTAATTAGCATATAACCATATTCGgtaataaaaccaacaagcatgaaatggtttccctatcacatacactcaatcaacaagttagtctcataacaatacaccatgtaatttttcttagatgagctcatcatctaacattttcagttttatatctcatgttaatcctgttgagtttcttggaaattttgatggattatccatttaccgtcaagtcataagagcggtCATCTCATGTATGCACTCCGGCGAACCTCgcatcttacggtgggattaccagtacAGGCTAAATCCCTCGTAATGTAAACTCATAGAGTGGTGTCGAaattactagtccaagctaaatcccttatagtgacaaacactcttaatgagctcggatctggattaccaatccaggctaaattcagaccctaatatGGATTACccttccgggctaaatccattttacacatattcttcgggagactcgatcactcaaggaacacccatccgggctagatcctttctatatttagATCAACGAATTACCCATCCGgactaaatccttttctgcaacacatgcaggatctctagtcatgtaagccatggtttatccatcgtaTTTTCCTTTTAACTTCAACCGGGACAATTAtcatcttgttattattattaataaatttcatgcgttttcatgccatcattatatacaattatcatacattcataaaacatgtatttaggcatattatgagtttactttaagttattcgaacttacctggcaCTCGTTTCGGTTTCGCgtttcagttattccgaaacttttcgttttcctcgattgaCCTCCGAAATttattcctcggggtctataacaataaaaatgaactattaatacctcacattattctttttgagtctaaatttcacccctagACAAAATGATCGTTTTACCCCTagcctttcacattatttacgatttagtccctagtctTGTATGATGAAATCAATGCATTTCCTACATTATCCAAGTCTAGCCGAATGTTttttcctcttatggcagcccacaattttccattatttcacatttctaccacatattttgtacattttgcaaaaaggtccttttaggggtttttcatgaaagcgacttaggaaaatatgtttaacacatATCTAACATTCATATTCCCcgttaaacatcaaaacacaagcatctcatgcatggTTAAATTCCTAAGCATGAtctctagcatgaaatatgggtagaaatgaagagagtaagctatcgggatttcaaaaatacaaagaacattaaaaacggggcttgaggcacttactattgagcttgaaaatattgaaaaccctagctatgaagaatgGCTAATTTTTgtcttcatttttcctttttatttcatttattaccaaatgaccaaaatgcccttccttacaaaacttccaaaattttccatgcatgtccatttttgtccaaaaacttataaattgggaaattgctctttaagaccttctaattaataatctaaaggaatttcatgcaaattgattctagaatccaagttttgcaatttattctatttggtccttattttccaattggacaccttactcgtggaatttctttatgaaactttaacacatgtatattttcatattctacgcctcataataatcacaaaacaaatatttcaacgttgtatttgtggtcccgaaaccactgttccgactaggccctattttgggatgttacacttcCGTACATACATTCATCATACCATGGAATATTGCAATCATAGCACATTAGTAAGTCGCCCTTACATTCTTCAACCCGAATAAAATGGGTAGAAATTGGCAAATGAATTTTTGGTGGTTGTCTTTTCTACATCACATGGCACCATTTTAATTTGGTTGTAACCACTAAACCTATCAATAAATGAAAACATCCCATGACCAGTAGGAGCATTAACCAAAGTTTCAATAATTGATAAGGGAAAGTTATTATTGGGATAGGACTTATTCAAATCTCTAAAGTCAACACATACTTTTATTACCCCATTTTTCTTTCTCATCGGACCAATAATTTCTAGCCATGTAGAGTAATGTATGGGTTTGATGAATCCTACCCAGGTATTTCATCATAGGTCTAAGCAGACACATCTCTATACTCCTTAAAAAGTGTTGGGATTTTGGAATAAATTATCCAGAGGAAGTATGAAGCTCAGTCAAAACTTGAGCAACGACGTAATTAATCCAGATAAAGAATGACAAAAACTTTGATATTCAAGTCTAGAGGTTTTTGAGCAAACGAACAGAATCTGGCTTGAACTATGAAAGCAAAAAATTGAGAGAGAGTATTTTTCTTGAATGATTTCTATTGAAAaccattaattaaaaagatggcataatgccaatacatataccAATCATAAGCTGGTCaactttaacatatttactatttttagacTTCATTGTAACTTGCACCGCTTGCACATTACAACTTGTAAATCACAACTTGCATAATTAGGTAAGCTGATCTATTATCAGCACCGAATGCATTAAATACATTACCTACTTGGTTCTAATTAaactaagttacaaaatattacttaaagtaacaaaatgaaaccGAAATTGAACAGTAGCATCAACTTCAGTAGCTGCATGTACTTTATCTGAAAATACTACAGCAGCTTGATCTTCATACTTCATCCACATAACTTGGACTGTATGTACTTCATCTGCATAACTTATGTGGCATTTTTTGCTCCTTGGTTGCTTCATATGCTGCATGCAGGCCAActttaacactcctccttggcttgCGTGCTGCAAACTCCCATTTTGGCTCTTAAATCTTCAAATCTTAACACACTAAGGGATTTTGTTAAGATATCAGCAAGTTGTTCTTCAGAACTGTAATGAATCAGCTTCACTTTTTGAGCTTGCTCCATCtctcaaaaaaaagtgaaatttgaTCTTGAAGTGTTTCGTTCTCCTACAGAACACTAGATTTTTTGCAATTGCAATAGCAGATTTGTTGTCACAATTGATCTCTATTGCTTCCCTTTGGTGTAAATGCAAATCAACCATGATttttcttagccaaatggcttgatttacaGCACTAGCAGCTTCTACATATTCTACTTCAGCAGTTGATTGAGCAACAATATTTTGCTTCTTCGAACTCTAGCAAAAAATGGCTGAACCAAGGGTGAATAGATACCCTGAGGTACTCTTCATATCATCTATCGATCTAGCCCAATCACTATCAGCATAGccaattaatttcatgttttcaaCTTTTCTAAACAGCATTCCATAGCTCAGTATATCTTTGATGTACTTGAGCACTCTTTGGGTAGCTAGAAAGTGATTTTCGTTTCAGCAATGCATGAATCTTGAAAGAAAACATAATGTCTGTCTAGTAGCAGTTAAATAGAGTAAACATCCAACTAGACTTCTGTAGGTTGATTCACTAACCTTTTCAAAATCACCTTGGCTTGATAATTTCTCTCTAATGGCAACTAGTGTACTTGTTACCTTGCAATTTTGCATGGAgaatttgatcaaaattttagaGACAAAAGCTTTTTGGCTTAGGAAGATTCCATGTTATGTTTTTGATACTTCCATGCCAAGAAAGTAAGACATTTGTCCCAAATCTGACATCTCAAACACTTGTTGCATTTTGCATTTGAAGTCTGTCAGCATTACTTGGTCTCCTCCTGTCACTAacaaatcatcaacatatagaGACACTATCAGTTGAGTTTTACTACCTTTCTTTTTCACATATAAAGTAGGTTCACTAATGCTTCTTTCAAATCCAAGGCTAGATAGATAGCCATCAATCCTGCTATGCCATGCTCTTGGAACCTGTatcaagccatacaaggctttcttcAATTTGTACACCTTATCCTCTTCACCAACAATTTTGAATCCTTTAGGCAGCTCAACATATATCTCTTCTTCAAGAAAACCATTGAGAAATGCTAACTTCACATCGAGCTAATGGATTTTCCATTGCATTTGTGCTGCTAAAGCAACTACCAGCCTTGTGGTATCAAGCCTAGCCACTAGTGTAAGGGTTTTAAAGTAGTCAATGCCATACTTTTGGCTGAAACCTTTTACAACCAGCCTTGCTTTCAGTTTTTTCAAGCTTCTATCAACATTGTGCTTGGCTCTAAACACCCACTTCACTCCAATGACTTTCCTGTTGAGTGGTCTTTCAACTAGCTGCCAGGTCTAATTCTTCTCAATCATACTAATTTAATCAGCCATTTCCTGTTTCCAGCCTTGATGAGCTTCAGCTTTTTCAAAGTAGCTTGGTTCAATAGCAGCCAcatgagctctttcataaatctcagccaATGGTCTAGTGCCtctgactggttcatcatcaatgtccatttcaggacTATTTTGATCAACTTTAGTATAATCTGTCACCAAATCTCCAGCAGCAGTTTCTGGTTCATTTTTATCCCAGTTCTAGCTTGCCTTCTCATCGAATACAACATCTCTTCTCACAGAGACCTTGTTTGTTGAAGGATCAGGTATCTTATAACCCTTCTTGATATTGCTGTAGCCCACTAGAATACCAGGTTAAGCTTTCTTAGCAAGCTTGTCTCTTTTTGCTGCTGGAATAACAAATGTAGCCAAAGACTCTTAGGTGAGCCTGTGATGGTTTGAACCCTAACCAGGCCTCGAATGGAGTTTTCTGAGCCAAAGCCTTAGTTGGGAGCCTGTTTTGGAGGTAAACAACAGTGTTAACTACTTCTGCCCAAAATGTCTTAGGCAAATTTCTTTCAAACATTAGGCACCTGGCCATATCTATCAagcttctgttctttctttcacttacaccattttgttgAGATGTATAAGTGTTGGTGAGCTGGTGTTTGATGCTTGCTTCATCACAAAACATATGTAACCCGGATGAAGtatactcagtcccattatctgACCTCAATGTCTtcaacttgcaacctgtttcAATCTCTGCTACAGCTTTAAACTTCACAAATACTAAAGCCACTTCTGATTTctgtttcaaaaaataaatccagcaatatctcgagtaatcatcaatgaataagatgaaatacCTACTCCTATTCAGATATTGAGTCTTCATTGgaccacacacatcagtgtgtaCAAGTTGCAGTCTTTCAGAAGCTCTCCAAGCTTTGTTTGTAGGAAATGGTAGTCTAACTTGTTTTCCTAGCTAACATACTTCACAAACTTCTTCTTTTTCAACTGAGTTAGTGATGTTTTCAACCAAATATTCTTTGGTTAGCTAAGTCATTGAGTTGTAGTTGACATGGCCAAGTCTTTTATGCCACAGCTTGGATTCATCCTGAGTAACTGTGTAGGCACTATCTGCGCTCTTGTTCTAGTCCACCACAAAGCTTTTGTCAGCCATGGTCACTAACATGAGCTTGGATCCATTTGGATCACTTATTAGGCACTCCTTGCCTTTGAACACCACAGAGTAGCCCCTTTCTAGTAATTGAGCTATACTGAGCAGGTTTCTATCTATTTCAGGCACCAAAAGTACATTTGAAACAAGTTTGGTACCTGTTGGAGTGTCAATCAGCACATCTCCTTTGCCTTCTGCTTTGATGAAGTGTCCATTTCCCACCTTCACCCTTGTTTTAAAGCTTCTGTCTATTGACTTGAAGATAGCAGCATCTGGAGTTATGTGGTTAGTACATCTACTGTCAATCAACCATCATTTTGTGGCTTTTCTTTTGGCAGCTGAGCAAGAAACTGCAAAGACTTGCTCTTCTTTGTCACTGCCTTCTTCTGCTACTCGAGCTTCAGCTCTTGGCTGATGAGTTTGATTTGGCCTTTATTTGCCTttgtttttgaaaactttgtCTGCATGGCCCATCTTTTTGCAGATTTTGCACTGCACATCAGGCCTAAACCAACATACTTTAACCGGATGACTTAACCTTTTACAGTGTGGGCAATGTCTATATTTTCTTACACCTATGTTCTAGGCTTATCTTTCCAGGTTTTCCTCCCCTTGTAGGCAAAGGAGTTTGTGGCTAGTCTGGTTTTGGCTTGGAATgcaccttcttgatgctcctccaTTCTACTTGCTCTCCTTTGCTCTTAAGCATAAagagcattgatcaactctgttAATGAAATGCGGGTCAGGTTCCTCGAGTCTTcaagagatgagatttttgcctcatacctttcAGGCAAGCTTGAGATCACCTTCTCTACAATTCTTGCTTCACTAAATTGTTCTCCAAGTAGCCTTATGCTGTTTACTACAGCTATGATTCTGTCTGAGTAttgcttcactgtttcttcctCTTTCATCTTCAAGTTTTCAAAGTCCCTTCTTAAGTTCAGTAACTGTTGCTACCTTGTTCTTTCAGTCCTTTGGAACTCCTCCTTTAGTTTATCTCAGGACTGCTTTGGTGACTCATAAGCCATGATTCTTGTGAAAATAACATCAAACACACTGTtttggatgcaagacatggctttgtgccttttggttCTTTCATCTAAATGTTGTCTgatttgagccactgttggaATGGCTCTAAGAGGTGTTGGTTTAACATCTGAGTTAACAACCTCCCACAAATCGAATGCCTGCAAGTAGGTCTTCATTTtcactacccaaatgtggtagccctctccattgaagactggtggtgGTGCTGGTGAGAATCCTGAGGAAGACATGGTTTTAAGGATTGAAATATGATAGGTCCACTTAGAATttggctctagataccaattgttaggATTTTGGAACAATTTATCTGGAGGAAGTATGAAGCTCAGTCAAAACTTGAGCAACAACGTAATTAATCCGGATAAAGAATGACAAAAACTTTGATATTCAAGTCTGGAGGTTTTTGAGCAAACGAACAGAATTTGGCTTGAACTATGAAAGTAAAAAATTGAGAGAGAGTATTTTTCTTGaatgatttctattgaaattcattaattaaaaagatggcataatgccaatacatataccAGTCATAAGCTGGTCAGCTttaacatatttactatttttagacTTCATTGTAACTTACACCGCTTGCACATTGCAACTTGCAAATCACAACTTGCACAATTAGGTAAGCTGATCTATCAATCTTATCAGCACCAAATGCATTAAATACATTACCTACTTGGTTCTAATTAaactaagttacaaaatattacttaaagtaacaaaatgaaaccGAAATTGAACAGTAACATCAACTTCAGTACCTGCATGTACTTTATCTGGAAATACTACAACAGCTTGATCTTCATACTTCATCCACATAACTTGGACTGTATGTACTTCATCCGCATAACTTATGTGGCATTGTCTGCTCATTGGTTGCTTCATGTGCTGCATGCAGGCCAACTTCAACAAAAAGTCGAattattaaattccttcattcTTCGATAAGGTTCTTACTTCTGAACAAAGGTCTAGTTGCTCTTCCATCCCCTGAAATATCTATCTCCTCTATCTCATCACCTTAGGGCTTTAGCTGTTCTTGCAATTGATTTGGTGCTTGGACTACCTCTTGAATCCCTTCTAACTCTACTTGGCAGCGAGATGATTGTCCATCAAATTGTTCCCCGAGTATAGATAATACACAAGCTTTTCATCACTTCCGGTGTATGAGCTAACTCCGAGATCCGTCACTTCTTCCTTCACATCATTACTTATACTTGGATtccattctttccttttttcttccttgatgcttcttcttcttttatgttCCAATTTTGGTAGCGGAACCTCAATAGGTTATTTTCATctagttcttaaaaaaaaaaaaacaaagcgcCTGTGCATATCAATTTCATTGCGCTCAAAAGGTGCCTCAGTTGTAAGGATGAAAATTATATTTGCTTCCAATATCTATTTATGCATTGGTGGCGAGAAGATGGAATGATGTTATGATTGTGTAAAAACTTTctcataataaaaatatgatatgcCACATCGGCATCAATAACATGAAAGCAAAAACGTGACGTTTCCCAACATAGAAACAGTGTgttagtaacaaaaaaaaaacaaacaagtaTTTACAAAAATCTTGTGTACAAAACCACAATTATACGATGCTAAACTCACAAACAGCAATAGTGCCAAAGGAAAGAAAGGCGTGGTTCTGCAAAGTTTGATGATCTCATGACTGCAgtagtaaaattatcaatatgGATTTTGCAAAATCTGAGTTTATTAATTAAGAGGATCTTCGGTTCGTCATCGCTCGCACTTTCAAAAGCAactctgaaaaaaaaaaagagaatcttTACTGGTATTTGCCATATTTGTATAAAATGGTGAGGATGGATGGGGAGGCAGTGGGTGTTGGGTCGAGCATAGCGGCAGCACTCACGTGAAACCTTCCGCAGTTGGGTCCCCACGTAGAGATCCTCCCCATCTAAAACCCCAGCCCTTCCTCTCTCTTCCACACGTATCTTCCCACCCCCTCGCACGTGATTGTCCACGTGTGTTCCCTTTCCGTCCCACTCTCACGCCTCCCTTTTATATTCTAtaataatatgaatttaattgagaaaaaaattgtaaaaaattgtaatttcatgtatcacattatttttatttcttatttaaataaaagaataataaataaaaatttttctcTTGATGTTCAGTTTTGTTATcttgaaaaaatttaatttattattattttattagaaaGGGATAAAAGATGATATAGaattataatttgataaaaaattttctCTTGATTGAGAAgctttatatatacatatcaagccTTTTTCCTTGTTTGGCTTGAGAGAGAACCCACCATTTTTGTTTCTAAAAAAGAAATGAGAGGAATCTGTCGGTCTGTGCATGTTAGATGTTTACGTAGTAAATCTTTAAGTGTTAGCTGGGCTTACGTAAACGCTGCCATCAAAGGTTTTGATCCTTTTCCTCCTCACGTTCCCCCTTATCTTTTAACACCTTGTTTTCTGCACTCTTTCttctttattatatatttattcatttcattattcCAAAGAAACCATTTCTTGCAGCACCGAAAACCAAGcattgtttcttttcttcttttaatatgGCAACTATGCTTCTTTTAACCTTCCTTATTTCTAGTTTAATTATGGTTACTGTTGGATTGGCCATCGACTTCATGGAGATTCTTCGCCTGGGTATTGATGGTCAACTCAGCGTCGACCCCAGCGACGTCGAAACGGCTTCTCTCGATTTTGGTTTGCTCACCCGAGGTCAACCGCTGGCTGTATTGCATCCAGTTTCGGCTCAGGACATAGCTCGAGTCGTTAAAGCAGCCTACGGGTCAAACCAGGGGATGACGGTGTCAGCTAGAGGACATGGGCATTCCATAAACGGACAGGCTCAGACCACAAACGGTGTAGTGATTCAGATGAGTGGGTGGAAAGGGGGGAATAAGCCACCTCGACCTCATGTTTGGGCTGAAGAGAGATACGTGGACGTTTGGGGTGGGGAGCTTTGGATAGATGTGTTGAAGAGTACCTTAGAGTATGGACTGGCACCCAAATCATGGACGGATTACTTGTACCTCTCTGTTGGTGGGACTCTGTCAAATGCTGGAATCAGTGGCCAAGCTTTCAATCATGGTCCACAAATTAGCAATGTTTACGAGCTTGACGTCGTTACAGGTCAAGTTCTTCCATCTTTTTCAAGcatcattatattattattgttgttgcaTTAGAATGAATGGGATTTGGTGAACAGGAAAAGGTGAGGTGTTGACATGCTCAGAAGATGAAAACACAGAGCTGTTTCATGCTGTCCTTGGCGGTTTAGGACAATTTGGCATTATCACCAGAGCTAGAATTTCCCTTGAGCCGGCTCCAAATATGGTACCTACCATTCATTCTGTTTTTCATCCACCAGAGCAGCCTTTAACTTGCGTCTGTCTAACGTGGTGTAGGTGAGATGGATAAGAGTACTGTATTCCAATTTCTCAGCTTTTACCAGCGACCAAGAGCATCTTATATCGCTACATGCAGAGCCAAGTAACCAAAAATTCGACTACGTTGAAGGTTTCGTGATTGTAGCTGAAGGGCTCATCAACAATTGGAGATCATCTTTGTTTTCCCCTCAAAACCCTGTTAAAATCTCCACTCTTTTTCCCACTAGTGGTGTCTTGTATTGCTTGGAAATCGCAAAGAACTACCATGAATCTACTGCTCAAACCATTGACCAGGTATATTATATATCCATTTATTGCTTTGAGTACTATGTAGCCTAATCCTCTCAATCTGCCGTCAATGATGCTGATTAGTGCATTAGCTATTATTAATTACAACAAT
This window encodes:
- the LOC107917563 gene encoding cytokinin dehydrogenase 5 isoform X1; its protein translation is MATMLLLTFLISSLIMVTVGLAIDFMEILRLGIDGQLSVDPSDVETASLDFGLLTRGQPLAVLHPVSAQDIARVVKAAYGSNQGMTVSARGHGHSINGQAQTTNGVVIQMSGWKGGNKPPRPHVWAEERYVDVWGGELWIDVLKSTLEYGLAPKSWTDYLYLSVGGTLSNAGISGQAFNHGPQISNVYELDVVTGKGEVLTCSEDENTELFHAVLGGLGQFGIITRARISLEPAPNMVRWIRVLYSNFSAFTSDQEHLISLHAEPSNQKFDYVEGFVIVAEGLINNWRSSLFSPQNPVKISTLFPTSGVLYCLEIAKNYHESTAQTIDQEVEFLLKKLNFISTSVFTTDLLYVDFLDRVHMAEMKLRSKGLWEVPHPWLNLFIPSSKIAEFDKGVFKGILGNKTSGPILIYPMNKNKWDHRSSVVTPDEGLFYLVALLRSALDSGEETQSLEYLNNQNRQILRYCDEAGIKVKRYLPHYTTQQEWMDHFGNKWDRFYEMKMEFDPRHILASGQRIFTPTFPSLSNMPS
- the LOC107917563 gene encoding cytokinin dehydrogenase 5 isoform X2; the encoded protein is MVTVGLAIDFMEILRLGIDGQLSVDPSDVETASLDFGLLTRGQPLAVLHPVSAQDIARVVKAAYGSNQGMTVSARGHGHSINGQAQTTNGVVIQMSGWKGGNKPPRPHVWAEERYVDVWGGELWIDVLKSTLEYGLAPKSWTDYLYLSVGGTLSNAGISGQAFNHGPQISNVYELDVVTGKGEVLTCSEDENTELFHAVLGGLGQFGIITRARISLEPAPNMVRWIRVLYSNFSAFTSDQEHLISLHAEPSNQKFDYVEGFVIVAEGLINNWRSSLFSPQNPVKISTLFPTSGVLYCLEIAKNYHESTAQTIDQEVEFLLKKLNFISTSVFTTDLLYVDFLDRVHMAEMKLRSKGLWEVPHPWLNLFIPSSKIAEFDKGVFKGILGNKTSGPILIYPMNKNKWDHRSSVVTPDEGLFYLVALLRSALDSGEETQSLEYLNNQNRQILRYCDEAGIKVKRYLPHYTTQQEWMDHFGNKWDRFYEMKMEFDPRHILASGQRIFTPTFPSLSNMPS